Proteins encoded by one window of Sediminicoccus rosea:
- a CDS encoding amidase: protein MSDLLFLPAHRAAALIRGKRLSPVEYLDAVLAAVEGQQPRLNCFVTVMAEEARAAAKAAEAAVMAGGPLGPLHGIPIGVKDLLDVKGAPTRMGSRIFDAAAPAKADAVPVARLRAAGAILFGKTTTPEYGVKGLTDGPAFGITRNPWNLDRTAGGSSGGSAAAVAAGLGPIALGTDGAGSIRGPAACCGLVGLKPTLGAIPLEGAKDGFGNNSYSGPMTRSVTDAALMYGVLRGPADADPLARDPWSAGAGPDAPLSPGLIGGDLGGLRIGYMMRCANPRVAAEVEAGTRAALAAYADLGAELEEVTDEIDWIEFEGRVLYQANFTVLLAAQLPRWQNAMDPVTLEFMRRGEGFSLAQFREAQFARTRLFRQIQALLERYDVLMMPTMSRTALPAVFDAANEEVVVDGVPCGITRQGWTSPQYPFNLTGHPALTLPSGFGADGLPFGLQIVGRWRAEADVLRLAAILEQARPWAQHRPPGLG from the coding sequence GTGTCCGATCTGCTCTTTCTCCCCGCCCATCGCGCCGCCGCGCTGATCCGCGGCAAGCGCCTCTCGCCCGTCGAATACCTGGACGCGGTGCTGGCGGCGGTGGAGGGCCAGCAGCCGCGGCTCAACTGCTTCGTCACCGTGATGGCCGAGGAAGCCCGCGCGGCGGCGAAGGCGGCCGAGGCGGCGGTGATGGCGGGCGGCCCGCTCGGCCCGCTGCACGGCATCCCGATCGGCGTGAAGGATCTGCTGGACGTGAAGGGCGCGCCGACGCGCATGGGCAGCCGCATCTTCGACGCCGCCGCCCCCGCCAAGGCCGATGCCGTTCCCGTGGCGCGGCTGCGCGCGGCGGGCGCCATCCTCTTCGGCAAGACCACCACGCCCGAATATGGCGTGAAGGGCCTGACCGACGGCCCGGCCTTCGGCATCACGCGCAATCCCTGGAATCTCGATCGCACCGCGGGCGGTTCCTCGGGCGGGAGCGCGGCCGCCGTGGCGGCGGGGCTCGGGCCCATCGCGCTCGGCACCGATGGCGCGGGTTCGATCCGTGGGCCTGCCGCCTGCTGCGGGCTGGTCGGCCTCAAGCCCACGCTGGGTGCCATTCCGCTGGAGGGCGCCAAGGATGGCTTCGGCAACAACAGCTATTCCGGCCCGATGACGCGCAGCGTGACCGATGCCGCGCTGATGTATGGCGTGCTGCGCGGCCCCGCCGACGCCGACCCGCTGGCACGCGACCCCTGGTCCGCCGGGGCTGGGCCGGATGCGCCGCTCTCGCCCGGCCTGATCGGCGGCGATCTCGGCGGGTTGCGGATCGGCTACATGATGCGCTGCGCCAATCCGCGCGTGGCCGCCGAGGTGGAGGCGGGCACCCGCGCGGCCCTCGCCGCCTATGCTGATCTCGGCGCCGAGCTGGAGGAGGTCACGGACGAGATCGACTGGATCGAGTTCGAGGGCCGTGTCCTCTACCAGGCCAATTTCACCGTCCTCCTCGCCGCGCAATTGCCGCGCTGGCAGAATGCGATGGATCCGGTGACGCTGGAATTCATGCGACGTGGCGAGGGCTTCTCGCTCGCCCAGTTCCGCGAGGCGCAATTCGCCCGCACGCGCCTCTTCCGCCAGATCCAGGCGCTGCTGGAACGCTACGACGTGCTGATGATGCCCACCATGTCGCGCACCGCGCTGCCGGCGGTGTTCGACGCCGCGAATGAGGAGGTCGTGGTGGATGGCGTGCCCTGCGGCATCACCCGCCAGGGTTGGACCTCGCCGCAATACCCCTTCAACCTCACCGGCCATCCGGCGCTGACCCTGCCCTCGGGCTTCGGCGCGGATGGGCTGCCCTTCGGCCTGCAGATCGTCGGCCGCTGGCGGGCCGAGGCGGATGTGCTGCGCCTCGCTGCCATCCTGGAACAGGCGCGGCCCTGGGCGCAGCACCGCCCGCCGGGGCTCGGCTGA
- a CDS encoding PQQ-dependent sugar dehydrogenase, with protein MSSSRRPLLAALLAAPAIAPGLARAQAPTSNPAEPERSERGPFRWRVLASGLENPWGGGFLPDGRLLLSERPGRARLMAPDGTLSAPLAGLPEVVAEGQGGLLDMQPAPDFATTAEVFFASATLVEGGVLTRLSRARLTPRGFEAVRPVLDATPAQPSGRLHYGGRLAFSPDGAHLFLTTGDRNNSRERAQKLNDLAGKVIRLTRQGEIPHDNPFAGRPGLRGEIFSYGHRNPQGIAFNPATGSLFLAEFGPRGGDELNLIRPGLNFGWPDVSYGREYSGRQIAGGRTSAPGITEPVRHWAPSVSPSGINFAPAHAQPLWRGALYIACLNTPGLLRLQMEGDAVVAEERLLWGRARMRQVLFAPDGGLLLLTDESRGRVLRLDAA; from the coding sequence ATGTCCAGCTCTCGCCGCCCCCTGCTCGCCGCGCTGCTCGCCGCCCCTGCGATCGCGCCCGGCCTCGCCCGCGCCCAGGCCCCCACGTCGAACCCGGCCGAACCCGAGCGCAGCGAGCGCGGCCCCTTCCGCTGGCGCGTCCTCGCCTCCGGCCTGGAAAACCCCTGGGGCGGCGGCTTCCTGCCCGATGGCCGCCTGCTGCTGAGCGAGCGCCCCGGCCGCGCCCGGCTGATGGCGCCGGACGGCACCCTTTCAGCCCCGCTCGCCGGCCTGCCGGAGGTGGTGGCCGAGGGCCAGGGCGGCCTGCTCGACATGCAGCCGGCGCCGGATTTCGCCACCACCGCCGAGGTCTTCTTCGCCTCGGCCACCCTCGTCGAAGGCGGCGTGCTGACCCGCCTCTCCCGCGCCCGCCTCACGCCGCGCGGCTTCGAGGCGGTGCGGCCGGTGCTGGATGCCACCCCGGCCCAGCCCAGCGGCCGGCTGCATTATGGCGGCCGCCTCGCCTTCTCGCCCGATGGCGCGCATCTCTTCCTGACGACGGGCGACCGCAACAACAGCCGGGAGCGGGCGCAGAAGCTGAACGACCTGGCCGGCAAGGTGATCCGCCTGACCCGCCAGGGCGAGATCCCGCATGACAATCCCTTCGCCGGCCGCCCCGGGCTGCGCGGCGAAATCTTCAGCTATGGCCACCGCAACCCGCAGGGCATCGCCTTCAACCCGGCCACCGGCAGCCTCTTCCTGGCCGAATTCGGCCCGCGCGGCGGGGATGAGCTGAACCTGATCCGCCCCGGGCTGAATTTCGGCTGGCCGGACGTCTCCTATGGCCGCGAGTATTCCGGCCGGCAGATCGCCGGCGGCCGTACCTCGGCCCCCGGCATCACCGAGCCGGTGCGGCATTGGGCGCCCTCGGTCAGCCCCTCGGGCATCAATTTCGCGCCGGCCCATGCCCAGCCGCTCTGGCGGGGCGCGCTCTACATCGCCTGCCTCAACACGCCCGGCCTGCTACGCCTGCAGATGGAGGGCGATGCGGTGGTGGCGGAGGAGCGCCTGCTCTGGGGCCGCGCCCGCATGCGCCAGGTGCTCTTCGCGCCGGATGGCGGCCTCCTGCTGCTGACGGATGAATCGCGCGGGCGGGTGCTGCGACTGGACGCCGCCTGA
- a CDS encoding energy transducer TonB yields MTRANTTPPRLRTHTRFGARRRVTTRREPQPPSWRPAPPRARWRPPEPPRPVLGFPLYWLGSIAAHLLVAALILFWPEPRQRPSNEMPPPSFDIVFEGGQVESPMADPVEGVETPPATPAPPSQAPVPPPPDAPPLPSQPALPPIQQALPLPPPPPPPPVPQAQPAPPPPVPQPPVPQPPQPRPPVLAEAPPPPLPPLPGAVELFAPPTELRLPDRLSETLPLPPPPTPPAPPQRQPPQQQAQRAQPAQPSQPAQPNLPGIWVPGGVQLGRPAAPPAGRPQARGTDTTVDPRFLEGRPRTDPSVRVTGAQVGADWRAAFRRWLDQNLSYPERAVALGEDGVVRVVVTAAPDGTVRNVRLVGPSTSPSLNFGTTFPFQGARLPAFPPGADPNGVTIELTVNYVLIRR; encoded by the coding sequence GTGACGCGCGCGAACACCACACCGCCCCGCCTCCGCACCCACACGCGCTTCGGCGCGCGGCGGCGCGTGACGACGCGCCGTGAGCCGCAGCCGCCGAGCTGGCGCCCCGCCCCGCCTCGCGCCCGCTGGCGCCCGCCGGAGCCGCCGCGCCCGGTGCTGGGCTTCCCGCTCTACTGGCTCGGCTCCATCGCGGCCCACCTGCTGGTGGCGGCACTGATCCTGTTCTGGCCGGAGCCGCGGCAGCGCCCCTCCAACGAGATGCCGCCGCCCAGCTTCGACATCGTCTTCGAGGGCGGGCAGGTGGAAAGCCCAATGGCGGACCCGGTGGAGGGGGTGGAGACGCCGCCCGCCACCCCCGCGCCACCCAGCCAGGCGCCGGTGCCGCCACCGCCCGACGCGCCGCCCCTGCCCTCGCAGCCCGCGCTGCCGCCGATCCAGCAGGCGCTGCCCCTGCCGCCGCCGCCACCACCCCCGCCGGTGCCCCAGGCGCAACCGGCGCCGCCGCCGCCCGTCCCGCAGCCGCCCGTTCCACAGCCCCCCCAGCCGCGGCCTCCGGTCCTGGCCGAGGCGCCGCCGCCGCCGCTCCCGCCACTGCCCGGCGCGGTGGAGCTCTTCGCGCCGCCGACGGAGCTGCGCCTGCCGGACCGGCTCTCCGAGACGCTGCCCCTGCCGCCGCCGCCCACGCCGCCGGCGCCCCCGCAGCGCCAGCCCCCGCAGCAGCAGGCGCAGCGCGCCCAGCCGGCGCAGCCAAGTCAGCCGGCGCAGCCCAACCTGCCGGGCATCTGGGTGCCCGGCGGCGTCCAGCTCGGCCGCCCCGCCGCCCCGCCCGCCGGGCGGCCCCAGGCGCGCGGCACCGACACCACCGTGGACCCGCGCTTCCTGGAAGGCCGCCCGCGCACCGACCCCTCGGTGCGCGTCACCGGGGCGCAGGTGGGGGCCGATTGGCGCGCCGCCTTCCGCCGCTGGCTGGACCAGAATCTGAGCTACCCCGAGCGCGCGGTCGCGCTGGGCGAGGATGGCGTGGTGCGGGTGGTGGTGACGGCGGCGCCGGACGGCACGGTGCGGAATGTGCGGCTGGTCGGCCCCTCCACCTCGCCCTCGCTGAATTTCGGGACGACCTTCCCCTTCCAGGGGGCCAGGCTGCCGGCTTTTCCGCCCGGCGCGGACCCCAATGGGGTGACGATCGAGCTCACGGTGAACTATGTGCTGATCCGGCGCTGA
- a CDS encoding GcrA family cell cycle regulator: MDWTNEAIDRLRALWAEGHSTAEIGRRMGISKNAVVGKAHRLDLPARPSPIRRDPATPRPVATGRRPTLPPLRAAMPIAAAPRREEPKPVAPTILALPPKPASSVVRAFPRVSSKACCWPIGEPGTKGFRFCSEPAMSGKPYCAEHAALAYVRVKDRREDAA; the protein is encoded by the coding sequence ATGGACTGGACGAACGAAGCCATTGACCGCCTGCGCGCCCTCTGGGCCGAGGGGCATTCAACCGCCGAGATCGGTCGCCGCATGGGCATTTCGAAGAATGCCGTGGTGGGCAAGGCGCATCGCCTGGACCTGCCCGCGCGCCCGAGCCCGATCCGCCGCGATCCCGCCACGCCGCGCCCCGTCGCGACCGGCCGCCGGCCCACCCTGCCGCCGCTGCGCGCCGCGATGCCCATCGCCGCCGCCCCGCGCCGCGAGGAGCCGAAGCCGGTGGCGCCGACCATCCTGGCCCTGCCGCCCAAGCCGGCCAGCAGCGTCGTGCGCGCCTTCCCGCGCGTCAGCAGCAAGGCCTGCTGCTGGCCGATCGGCGAGCCGGGCACCAAGGGCTTCCGCTTCTGCTCGGAGCCCGCGATGAGCGGCAAGCCCTATTGCGCCGAGCACGCGGCCCTCGCCTATGTCCGCGTGAAGGACCGCCGCGAAGACGCCGCCTGA
- a CDS encoding DMT family transporter encodes MLGVFLQLCALMIFVMMDTLLKVMAAEFPVLQIIWARFLFSSLTVAIALRIAMGRLPWRSRAPGLQALRSLLLGACSVLFTAALARIPLADATAVGFASPLITVALAALLLGEKVSLRRWCGVALGFAGVLVALRPPFLTGAPLHWAYLLPLGTAIMFAFYQILTRRLAALDDSRVTIFHTGLAAALATSLAQPFVFVAPAALDWGILVAVGVLGALSHGLLVLAYARAPASLLAPLSYTQLVWASLAGILVFGDWPDAITLLGAVIIAAGGVLTALPQRARAAPP; translated from the coding sequence ATGCTTGGTGTCTTCCTGCAGCTTTGCGCCCTCATGATCTTCGTCATGATGGACACGCTGCTGAAGGTGATGGCGGCGGAATTTCCCGTGCTCCAGATCATCTGGGCGCGCTTCCTCTTCTCTTCGCTCACCGTCGCCATCGCGCTGCGCATCGCCATGGGGCGCTTGCCCTGGCGCTCCCGCGCGCCGGGGCTGCAGGCGCTGCGCTCGCTGCTGCTGGGCGCGTGCAGCGTGCTCTTCACCGCCGCGCTGGCGCGCATCCCGCTGGCCGATGCGACCGCGGTGGGCTTCGCCTCGCCGCTCATCACCGTGGCGCTGGCCGCGCTGCTGCTGGGGGAGAAGGTCAGCCTCCGGCGCTGGTGCGGCGTGGCGCTGGGCTTTGCGGGTGTCCTGGTGGCGCTCAGGCCGCCCTTCCTGACGGGCGCGCCGCTGCACTGGGCCTATCTGCTGCCGCTCGGCACCGCCATCATGTTCGCCTTCTACCAGATCCTCACCCGGCGCCTGGCCGCGCTGGACGACAGCCGCGTCACCATCTTCCACACCGGCCTCGCCGCCGCCCTGGCCACCAGCCTGGCGCAGCCCTTCGTCTTCGTGGCGCCCGCCGCACTGGACTGGGGCATCCTGGTCGCGGTGGGGGTGCTGGGGGCGCTGAGCCATGGGCTGCTGGTGCTGGCCTATGCCCGGGCGCCGGCCAGCCTGCTGGCGCCGCTCTCCTACACGCAGCTGGTCTGGGCGAGCCTCGCCGGCATCCTGGTCTTTGGCGACTGGCCGGACGCGATCACCCTGCTGGGCGCGGTCATCATCGCCGCCGGCGGCGTGCTGACCGCCCTGCCGCAACGGGCCCGGGCCGCCCCGCCGTGA
- a CDS encoding class I SAM-dependent methyltransferase, with amino-acid sequence MQRDSHNAACTPPKAALTPEPDRTGDRHIPTFGLSEGERAHPRAALDAASVRNAYRRWAGVYDLVFGGVSAFGRRSAVAAVNRISQTAGRRILEVGVGTGLALPHYRPDLDVVGIDLSREMLLKAQERVAAERITACHGLLEMDAENTAFADDSFDIAVAMFTASVVPDARKLYAEMSRVVRPGGHLLFVNHFAADDGFRWWLERTTAPLARILGWHPDFKLSDLLGEGEAEIERMEACPPLALFTLVEVKN; translated from the coding sequence ATGCAACGTGATTCCCACAATGCCGCTTGCACGCCCCCCAAGGCCGCGCTAACCCCTGAGCCCGATCGAACAGGGGATCGTCACATTCCAACCTTTGGGCTTTCCGAGGGCGAGCGCGCCCATCCCCGTGCCGCGCTCGACGCTGCCTCGGTCCGCAACGCCTATCGGCGCTGGGCGGGCGTCTATGACCTGGTCTTCGGCGGCGTCTCGGCCTTCGGCCGACGCTCGGCCGTGGCCGCCGTCAACCGCATCTCGCAGACCGCGGGCCGCCGCATCCTGGAGGTGGGCGTGGGCACCGGCCTCGCCCTGCCGCATTACCGGCCGGACCTGGACGTGGTGGGCATCGACCTCTCGCGCGAGATGCTCCTGAAAGCGCAGGAGCGCGTGGCGGCCGAGCGGATCACCGCCTGCCACGGCCTCCTCGAGATGGACGCCGAGAACACCGCCTTCGCCGATGACAGCTTCGACATCGCGGTGGCGATGTTCACCGCCTCCGTCGTGCCGGATGCGCGCAAGCTCTACGCCGAGATGTCGCGCGTGGTGCGCCCGGGCGGCCACCTGCTCTTCGTCAACCATTTCGCGGCGGATGACGGCTTCCGCTGGTGGCTGGAGCGGACCACGGCGCCGCTGGCCCGCATCCTGGGCTGGCACCCGGACTTCAAGCTCAGCGACCTGCTGGGCGAGGGCGAGGCCGAGATCGAGCGCATGGAAGCCTGCCCGCCGCTCGCGCTCTTCACGCTGGTCGAAGTGAAGAACTGA
- a CDS encoding SURF1 family protein, with amino-acid sequence MTPSEQRPVPWQRLILPSFLALPVLALLLGLGTWQLQRLAWKNGLLAELAAAQARGPVEATANPAPFAHITATGRFRPGAEAMLGLEVRGPVLGGSLVTVLDRPGQPPLLVERGWAPLEGGDQIQRPGGDVTVSGYARYADRRSLFAAKDDPANRRFYSFDPRALAAALGAPDAPPYALTVVVPGAAPLPSGLGSAPAPQRGPVPDAAHGFPSPGNPHLGYAVTWFGLALAWIAIFLLWARRRIRDA; translated from the coding sequence ATGACCCCTTCCGAACAACGCCCGGTCCCTTGGCAACGCCTGATCCTGCCGAGCTTCCTGGCCCTGCCCGTGCTCGCCCTGCTGCTCGGCCTCGGCACCTGGCAATTGCAGCGCCTCGCCTGGAAGAACGGCCTGCTGGCCGAGCTCGCCGCCGCCCAGGCGCGCGGCCCGGTCGAGGCCACGGCCAACCCGGCCCCCTTCGCCCATATCACCGCCACCGGCCGCTTCCGCCCGGGCGCCGAGGCCATGCTGGGCCTTGAGGTGCGCGGGCCGGTGCTGGGCGGCAGCCTCGTTACCGTGCTGGACCGGCCGGGCCAGCCGCCCTTGCTGGTGGAGCGCGGCTGGGCGCCGCTGGAGGGGGGCGACCAGATCCAGCGCCCGGGCGGTGACGTGACAGTCAGCGGCTATGCCCGCTATGCCGACCGCCGCAGCCTCTTCGCCGCGAAGGACGACCCGGCCAATCGCCGCTTCTACAGCTTCGACCCGCGCGCGCTGGCCGCGGCGCTGGGCGCGCCGGACGCGCCCCCCTATGCGCTGACGGTGGTGGTGCCGGGTGCCGCGCCCCTGCCCTCCGGCCTCGGCAGCGCGCCAGCGCCGCAGCGCGGGCCGGTGCCCGATGCCGCGCATGGCTTCCCTTCCCCCGGCAACCCGCATCTGGGCTATGCCGTGACATGGTTCGGCCTCGCCCTGGCCTGGATCGCCATCTTCCTCCTCTGGGCCCGACGACGGATCCGCGACGCATGA
- a CDS encoding carboxypeptidase M32, translated as MSHPAYLRLTQRAARLGALGEAAAILHWDASTMMPRGGGAARGEQLATLAGLAHDMMTAPEVADDLQAAEASGEWEAANLALMRRAHARATALPTALVEATARANSACEKIWREAKAKSDFAMVRPALEEVLRLQRETAQALSAATGLAPYDALMESYQRGVTAAEVEPVFNAYEAWLREALPRAEEIQARRGAAVPLPGPFPVEKQRELCRSLSLRLGLEADHSRLDESVHPFCGGTPTDVRITTFYSANDPAKALLGVLHETGHALYERGLPAGFARQPVGESAGMAAHESQSLIIEMQACRSDAFLSFLGPELHRLYGGDPAPYAPANLARLWRRVSRGFIRVDADELTYPAHVILRFRLERAMIEGRLAIADLPGAWAEGLRSLLGITPPDDARGCLQDIHWHDGGFGYFPSYTLGAMAAAQLMKAARAATPGLDAALAEGDLAPLVGWLRVNVHAHGASLGFQDLLRAATGKPLDPMDFQAHLAARYLDGAPA; from the coding sequence ATGAGCCACCCCGCCTATCTCCGCCTGACGCAGCGCGCCGCCCGGCTGGGCGCCCTGGGGGAAGCCGCCGCCATCCTGCATTGGGATGCGAGCACCATGATGCCGCGCGGCGGGGGTGCCGCGCGGGGCGAGCAACTGGCCACCCTGGCCGGCCTCGCGCATGACATGATGACCGCGCCCGAGGTGGCCGACGACCTGCAGGCCGCCGAGGCGAGCGGCGAATGGGAGGCGGCGAACCTCGCCCTCATGCGCCGCGCCCATGCCCGCGCGACCGCGCTGCCCACCGCCCTGGTCGAGGCCACGGCGCGCGCCAATTCCGCCTGCGAGAAGATCTGGCGCGAGGCCAAGGCGAAATCCGACTTCGCCATGGTCCGCCCTGCCTTGGAGGAGGTGCTGCGCCTGCAGCGCGAGACCGCCCAGGCGCTCTCCGCCGCCACCGGCCTCGCCCCCTATGACGCGCTGATGGAAAGCTACCAGCGCGGCGTGACCGCGGCCGAGGTGGAGCCCGTGTTCAACGCCTATGAAGCCTGGCTGCGCGAGGCGCTGCCCCGCGCCGAGGAGATCCAGGCCCGGCGCGGCGCGGCCGTCCCGCTCCCCGGCCCCTTCCCGGTGGAGAAGCAGCGCGAGCTGTGCCGCAGCCTCTCGCTGCGCCTGGGCCTCGAGGCCGATCACTCGCGGCTGGATGAGAGCGTGCACCCCTTCTGCGGCGGCACGCCCACCGATGTGCGGATCACCACCTTCTACAGCGCCAACGACCCCGCCAAGGCGCTGCTCGGCGTGCTGCACGAGACCGGCCATGCCCTCTATGAGCGCGGCCTGCCCGCGGGTTTCGCCCGCCAACCCGTGGGGGAATCCGCCGGCATGGCGGCGCATGAATCGCAGAGCCTCATCATCGAGATGCAAGCCTGCCGCAGCGACGCCTTCCTGAGCTTCCTGGGGCCCGAGCTGCACCGCCTCTACGGCGGCGACCCCGCGCCCTATGCGCCGGCCAACCTCGCCAGGCTCTGGCGCCGCGTCTCGCGCGGCTTCATCCGCGTGGATGCGGATGAGCTGACCTATCCCGCCCATGTGATCCTGCGCTTCCGGCTGGAGCGCGCGATGATCGAGGGGCGGCTCGCCATCGCCGACCTCCCGGGCGCCTGGGCCGAGGGGCTGCGATCCCTGCTCGGCATCACGCCGCCGGATGATGCGCGCGGCTGCCTGCAGGACATCCATTGGCATGATGGCGGCTTCGGCTATTTCCCCAGCTATACGCTGGGCGCCATGGCCGCCGCGCAGCTCATGAAGGCGGCGCGCGCCGCCACGCCCGGGCTGGATGCGGCGCTGGCTGAGGGGGATCTCGCGCCGCTGGTAGGCTGGCTGCGGGTGAATGTGCATGCGCATGGCGCCAGCCTCGGCTTCCAGGACCTGTTGCGCGCCGCCACCGGAAAGCCGCTCGATCCGATGGATTTCCAGGCTCATCTCGCCGCGCGCTACCTCGACGGGGCGCCCGCCTGA
- a CDS encoding cation:proton antiporter domain-containing protein yields MPHETGLIATIALGLTFALFLGLAARAVRLPTIVGYLAAGIVIGPATPGFVADLEAAQQLAEIGVILLMFGVGLHFSPRELADARGVAVPGALLQMACATLMGWGLARLMGWSDAAGIIFGFCLSVASTVVLLRALTERGELATTQGHTAVGWLVVEDMAMVVALVLVPVLAAVTQDRPAAGLVIGMGGAEGVALMLLITLGKVAIFVALMLVVGARVLPWALSWVGRLRSRELFSLAALVTALGIAYLAYVLFGVSFALGAFLAGLVLGQSALSQKAAEQTLPLRDAFAVLFFVAVGMLFDPLIVLHQPLALLGTVLVVLIGKTVAAYGIARLRGLETKAALSIAAALAQVGEFSFILAGLAVTEGVLPEAGRDLILAAAIISIAVNPFMFRVADWIGRRA; encoded by the coding sequence ATGCCGCATGAGACGGGGCTGATCGCCACCATCGCGCTGGGCCTGACCTTCGCGCTCTTCCTGGGCCTGGCCGCCCGCGCGGTGCGGCTGCCGACCATCGTGGGCTATCTCGCGGCCGGCATCGTCATCGGGCCGGCCACGCCAGGCTTCGTGGCCGATCTGGAAGCGGCGCAGCAGCTCGCCGAGATCGGCGTGATTTTGCTCATGTTCGGCGTGGGGCTTCATTTCTCACCGCGCGAACTGGCCGATGCGCGGGGTGTCGCCGTGCCCGGCGCGCTGCTCCAGATGGCCTGCGCCACGCTGATGGGCTGGGGGCTGGCGCGCCTGATGGGCTGGAGCGATGCGGCGGGGATCATCTTCGGCTTCTGCCTTTCCGTCGCCTCCACCGTCGTGCTGCTGCGCGCGCTGACCGAGCGCGGCGAACTCGCCACCACCCAGGGCCACACCGCGGTGGGCTGGCTGGTGGTGGAGGACATGGCGATGGTGGTCGCGCTGGTGCTGGTGCCGGTTCTGGCCGCCGTCACGCAGGACCGGCCGGCGGCGGGCCTCGTCATCGGCATGGGTGGCGCGGAGGGTGTCGCGCTCATGCTGCTGATCACGCTCGGCAAGGTCGCGATCTTCGTGGCGCTGATGCTGGTGGTGGGGGCGCGCGTGCTGCCCTGGGCGCTTTCCTGGGTGGGGCGGCTGCGCTCGCGCGAGCTGTTCTCGCTGGCCGCGCTCGTCACCGCGCTGGGCATCGCCTACCTCGCCTATGTGCTGTTCGGCGTCTCCTTCGCGCTGGGCGCCTTCCTGGCGGGGCTGGTGCTGGGGCAGTCGGCGCTCTCGCAGAAAGCGGCGGAACAGACGCTGCCGCTGCGCGATGCCTTCGCCGTGCTGTTCTTCGTCGCCGTCGGCATGCTGTTCGACCCGCTGATCGTCCTGCACCAGCCGCTCGCGCTGCTGGGCACGGTGCTGGTGGTGCTGATCGGCAAGACCGTCGCGGCCTATGGCATCGCGCGGCTGCGCGGGCTGGAGACCAAGGCCGCGCTCTCCATCGCCGCCGCGCTGGCCCAGGTGGGGGAGTTCAGCTTCATCCTGGCCGGGCTGGCGGTGACGGAGGGCGTGCTTCCCGAGGCGGGGCGGGACCTGATCCTGGCCGCCGCGATCATCTCGATCGCGGTCAATCCCTTCATGTTCCGCGTGGCGGATTGGATCGGCAGGCGCGCCTGA
- a CDS encoding pyridoxal phosphate-dependent decarboxylase family protein has protein sequence MIAIPEQGQDWPALKQALLEAKARDYSWKRGRMAVFFYYLDEALERIQQEAYMTFWTENNLGQRAFPSLARLEGEVVQMGLSLMQAPEGAGGTFTSGGSESIFLAMLAAREKARVAQANIVIPDTAHLTFDRAAWYLGMEVRRVPVAADRRSDVAAMAAAMDANTVALVGSAPNYPFGGIDRIAELGALATERGVWLHVDACVGGFLSPFLSRLGVPLPAWDFSVPGVTSISADIHKHGMAPKGASLLLLRDAALKAHHRFESKAWARGMYVAHTAQGTRPGGAVAAAWAVMNHLGQAGYLDCARRIMQARATIAAGVVALPGLEVLPGNHAILVYRSTDPALEIGRVATALDARGWLVSRQQEPDGIHLHLNPLHAEVAEEYLADLRDAVAEARAGAAPAMAAGRAY, from the coding sequence ATGATCGCAATTCCCGAGCAAGGCCAGGATTGGCCCGCCCTGAAGCAGGCCCTGCTGGAGGCCAAGGCGCGCGACTATTCCTGGAAGCGCGGCCGCATGGCGGTCTTCTTCTACTACCTGGATGAGGCGCTGGAGCGCATCCAGCAGGAGGCCTACATGACCTTCTGGACCGAGAACAATCTCGGCCAGCGGGCCTTCCCTTCCCTCGCGCGGCTGGAGGGCGAGGTGGTGCAGATGGGCCTCTCGCTCATGCAGGCGCCGGAGGGTGCCGGCGGCACCTTCACCTCCGGCGGCAGCGAAAGCATCTTCCTGGCGATGCTGGCCGCGCGCGAAAAGGCGCGCGTGGCCCAGGCGAACATCGTGATCCCCGACACCGCGCACCTCACCTTCGACCGCGCGGCCTGGTATCTCGGGATGGAGGTGCGGCGCGTGCCCGTCGCGGCCGACCGCCGGAGCGACGTGGCGGCCATGGCGGCGGCGATGGATGCGAACACGGTGGCGCTGGTCGGCTCCGCGCCCAACTACCCCTTCGGTGGCATTGACCGCATCGCGGAACTCGGCGCGCTGGCGACGGAGCGCGGCGTCTGGCTGCATGTGGATGCCTGCGTCGGCGGCTTCCTCTCGCCCTTCCTGTCACGCCTGGGCGTCCCGCTGCCGGCCTGGGATTTCAGCGTGCCCGGCGTCACCTCCATCAGCGCCGACATCCACAAGCACGGGATGGCGCCGAAAGGGGCCTCGCTGCTGCTGCTGCGCGATGCGGCGCTGAAGGCGCATCACCGCTTCGAGAGCAAGGCCTGGGCGCGCGGGATGTATGTGGCGCACACCGCGCAGGGCACGCGCCCGGGGGGTGCCGTGGCGGCGGCCTGGGCGGTGATGAACCATCTGGGCCAGGCGGGCTATCTCGACTGCGCGCGGCGGATCATGCAGGCGCGCGCCACCATCGCCGCCGGCGTGGTGGCGCTGCCGGGGCTCGAGGTGCTGCCCGGCAACCACGCCATCCTGGTCTATCGCAGCACGGACCCGGCGCTGGAGATCGGCCGCGTCGCGACCGCGCTGGATGCGCGCGGCTGGCTGGTCAGCCGCCAGCAGGAGCCGGATGGCATCCACCTGCACCTGAACCCGCTGCATGCCGAGGTGGCCGAGGAGTACCTCGCGGATCTGCGCGACGCCGTCGCCGAGGCACGGGCCGGCGCGGCGCCCGCCATGGCGGCGGGGCGGGCCTATTAG